One window from the genome of Nitrospirota bacterium encodes:
- a CDS encoding AAA family ATPase, translating into MKIAVTGKGGVGKTTISALLSYIYASEGKKVIAVDADPDANLASAFGISKQEIEAIRPIADMAELIEERTGAKPGSMGGLFKLNPMVDDIPEEFGYRVNGINLLVMGKSKAAASGCYCPENVFLRRLIRHLVLERDEIVIVDMEAGIEHLTRGTAEGVDAFIVVVEPGQRSLQTAATVNTLAKELGIKKVFAVANKVRGDNDLNFIKSSIADMELLGAIGFNPEIMEADIKGIPPYKASNKTLGEASAIKRTLETLI; encoded by the coding sequence ATGAAGATAGCAGTTACAGGTAAAGGCGGGGTTGGTAAAACTACTATTTCTGCCCTTTTGAGTTATATATATGCTTCTGAAGGTAAAAAAGTCATTGCTGTTGATGCTGACCCTGATGCAAATCTCGCATCGGCCTTTGGCATATCAAAACAGGAGATAGAGGCCATCAGGCCAATTGCAGACATGGCAGAGCTTATCGAAGAAAGGACAGGCGCAAAACCCGGCAGTATGGGAGGGCTCTTTAAACTAAACCCGATGGTTGATGATATCCCTGAAGAGTTTGGCTACAGAGTTAATGGAATTAATCTCCTCGTTATGGGCAAATCAAAGGCAGCAGCATCAGGCTGCTATTGCCCTGAGAATGTCTTTTTGAGAAGGCTCATAAGACATCTTGTCCTTGAGAGGGATGAGATTGTAATTGTTGACATGGAAGCAGGCATAGAACACCTGACAAGAGGTACAGCAGAAGGCGTTGATGCCTTTATCGTTGTTGTTGAGCCAGGGCAGAGGAGCCTGCAGACAGCAGCTACAGTAAACACACTCGCAAAAGAACTCGGCATAAAGAAAGTATTTGCAGTGGCCAATAAAGTCAGAGGCGATAATGATTTAAATTTCATAAAGTCCTCTATTGCTGACATGGAACTGCTGGGCGCTATAGGATTTAATCCTGAGATAATGGAAGCAGATATAAAAGGGATTCCACCGTATAAAGCATCCAACAAGACATTAGGCGAGGCTTCTGCTATAAAGAGGACACTGGAGACATTGATTTGA
- the folE gene encoding GTP cyclohydrolase I FolE, which translates to MDKRKIEKGIRLILEGIGEDPERPGLKDTPRRIAEMYEEIFSGLETPTEEILKPIEGESHDEMVLLKDIPFYSVCEHHLLPFIGKAHLAYIPGAGKIAGIGELAKALEILAKRPQVQERLTSQLADLIMEKLKPKGAMVIIDAEHLCLSMRGLKKPGTRTVTSAVRGIFRSKDSTREELLELIKKRD; encoded by the coding sequence ATGGATAAGAGAAAAATCGAAAAAGGCATCAGACTCATCCTCGAAGGAATAGGCGAAGACCCTGAGAGGCCTGGGCTCAAAGATACTCCAAGACGCATAGCTGAGATGTATGAAGAAATATTTTCAGGCCTTGAGACGCCAACAGAAGAAATCTTAAAACCAATAGAAGGAGAGAGTCATGATGAAATGGTCCTCTTAAAAGATATACCCTTTTATTCTGTATGCGAACATCATCTGCTGCCATTTATAGGCAAGGCCCATCTGGCGTACATACCAGGGGCAGGAAAAATCGCAGGCATAGGAGAACTCGCAAAGGCATTAGAGATATTAGCAAAGAGACCACAGGTTCAGGAGCGACTCACTTCTCAGCTCGCTGATTTAATAATGGAGAAATTAAAGCCAAAAGGGGCAATGGTAATTATAGATGCCGAACATCTCTGCCTGAGCATGAGGGGGTTAAAGAAGCCAGGCACAAGGACAGTTACATCAGCAGTCCGCGGCATATTCAGGAGTAAAGATTCAACAAGGGAAGAACTGTTGGAACTAATTAAAAAAAGGGATTAG
- a CDS encoding 5-formyltetrahydrofolate cyclo-ligase, translating into MKEALRQQALSKRNIINTADREIKNDLIRKHLFNMSEFEKARTVFFYASFGTEVETLTAIEASLRSGKRVALPVVDRDRNGLRVYEIKAMADLGPGFMGIPEPKVLEGRAIELKDIDLMIIPGVGFDIAGNRLGYGVGYYDRLLGELIDPSIRMRRKKSVPIIALCFEEQILSEIPPEAHDIRVNKIITEKRVIDCHG; encoded by the coding sequence TTGAAGGAAGCATTAAGGCAACAGGCGCTCTCAAAACGTAATATAATCAATACTGCTGACAGGGAAATTAAAAACGACCTTATCAGGAAGCATCTCTTTAACATGTCTGAATTCGAGAAAGCCCGAACTGTTTTTTTCTATGCGTCCTTTGGCACTGAGGTTGAAACCCTTACTGCAATAGAGGCATCCCTCAGATCCGGCAAGAGGGTGGCCCTGCCTGTTGTTGACAGGGATCGGAATGGATTAAGAGTTTATGAAATAAAGGCAATGGCAGACCTCGGGCCTGGCTTCATGGGGATACCTGAACCAAAGGTCTTAGAAGGCAGGGCGATAGAATTGAAAGACATTGACCTCATGATAATCCCTGGTGTAGGTTTTGATATTGCAGGAAATCGTCTCGGTTATGGAGTCGGCTATTATGACAGGCTCCTCGGTGAGCTTATCGACCCCTCGATTCGCATGAGGCGAAAAAAATCTGTCCCTATCATAGCCCTGTGCTTTGAAGAACAAATCCTTTCAGAGATACCACCTGAGGCTCACGATATAAGGGTAAATAAAATAATTACAGAAAAGAGGGTCATAGATTGCCATGGATAA
- the folD gene encoding bifunctional methylenetetrahydrofolate dehydrogenase/methenyltetrahydrofolate cyclohydrolase FolD, translating into MAAQIIDGKKVAADIRENLKKEISELKAKGINPGLAVVLVGENPASKKYVSAKEKACEEIGIASFAYKVPETTIQAELMKLIDTLNKDPKVNGILVQLPLPKWLNEKEAMNRIAPEKDVDGFGPDALGKLVLDEPGFIPCTPHGAIKMLEAYGINPAGKHAVVVGRSIIVGKPLALLLLRKNATVTICHSKTPNLREECLKADILCVAIGKAKMITGDMIKEGAAIIDIGINVTPEGKIVGDVDFDAAKERAGWITPVPGGAGPMTIAMLMYNTVIAAKMQAGIKS; encoded by the coding sequence ATGGCAGCACAGATTATTGATGGGAAGAAAGTAGCAGCAGATATCAGGGAAAACTTAAAAAAAGAGATTTCAGAACTCAAGGCTAAGGGTATTAACCCCGGCCTTGCAGTAGTCCTTGTAGGGGAAAACCCTGCATCAAAAAAGTATGTCTCAGCAAAAGAGAAGGCATGCGAGGAAATAGGCATAGCGAGCTTTGCCTATAAGGTCCCCGAGACAACAATCCAGGCTGAGCTTATGAAGCTCATCGATACTTTAAATAAAGACCCAAAGGTAAATGGCATCCTCGTTCAGCTTCCCCTCCCAAAGTGGCTCAATGAGAAAGAGGCGATGAACAGGATTGCACCTGAAAAAGACGTTGACGGATTTGGCCCGGATGCCCTCGGAAAGCTTGTGCTTGATGAGCCGGGTTTTATCCCCTGCACACCACATGGTGCAATAAAAATGCTTGAGGCTTATGGGATAAACCCGGCAGGGAAACATGCGGTAGTTGTCGGCCGCAGCATCATTGTCGGCAAACCCCTGGCCCTGCTCCTTCTCAGGAAGAATGCCACTGTGACAATATGCCACAGCAAAACTCCGAATCTCAGGGAAGAGTGCCTCAAGGCGGATATACTCTGCGTTGCCATTGGCAAGGCAAAAATGATTACAGGAGATATGATAAAAGAGGGAGCCGCGATTATTGACATTGGCATCAATGTTACGCCAGAAGGTAAAATAGTAGGAGACGTGGATTTCGATGCAGCAAAAGAAAGGGCCGGATGGATAACGCCTGTCCCTGGCGGCGCAGGCCCGATGACAATAGCAATGTTGATGTATAACACAGTAATCGCTGCAAAGATGCAGGCAGGGATAAAGAGTTAA